The Prinia subflava isolate CZ2003 ecotype Zambia chromosome 23, Cam_Psub_1.2, whole genome shotgun sequence region ctgcgtCCCCCCCTGCCCGCCCAGCGCCTCCGAGGGGCCCTTCCCAAGCCGGGGGGGGAGCGGCCGAGGTGGGCACGGGGAGCAGGAGCCTGGATCAAGTTTGGAATTGTTTCTGTGTTGGTGTTCCCCGGCTCTCCGGGGCGTTCAGGGCAGCCCCGTGAGGGACAAGAATCAGGGAGAGCCGAACCCTGCAGGACCCGAATCCTCCTCGCCCCCTCGGGGCTCGTGGAGCAGCTGCTTGGTGGCCCCTCGGCGCCGATTGCTTCGTGCCACGTCCCCAGAGCTCCGGGGGAGGTtgtgcagctgcttctgcttggAGAGGACTGGCggggcttgtttgttttttgctgttgGATGTGGGAATTCGGGCCGTGCCTCGGGAGGAGCGCGGGGTCCCCTCGGCTTTTCCGCCGGCCCACGGAGGCTGCTTAATTTATTGTTCACTGCTGGGAaatggggagggagcagagctggcgTTCCTCGGGGTCTGGATGCcgctctcctctccttccccaaaaaaataaaagtgcctTCCCCCTTTtgccccttccctggctcccCGGGCAGTGGGAGGCTCTCCTCGGAGGCTGGGTGGTCCTTGGGTAGCTTAGGCATCAGATTTAAGGAAAACCTTTGAATGTGCTGCTATAGTCTGGGCTGCATCATCTGCACTCTTCCAGGGCAGGGATTTCGGATCACGCTCAGGAGGGGGCTGCGTTCACCCACGCGGATCCCGAGCTGCCTCCTGAGAGAGGGTGGAAAACTGCTGCGCACTTGAGTTGGGAAAGCAATTACTGCGATTATTTTGTATTGTTGTTGTTGATCCTGTTagttttttataaaaattgttgtaaaacaggaaaaaaaaaaccaaaaaaacaatgCTGCTTTTCTATGAGAAAACCTTTACAGAGTGGAAGAATTAACCAGGAGACTCCACAGGGATGGGaggcagatgctgctgctgctgcttggggacCTCTGGCTGCTGTCCTCCCACGGGGGATGTGGAAAAGGAGGTGGAAATCTTCCTTTCTGCAtgccagcagccacacaaaaaTCCGGCGGAAaaaggtggggctgctgctcctccctgagcCTGCCTGGTCCGGAAACCCACGGAGCCGCTGCCTCCTGcgagcaggagggcagggacagcctggctgTGCAAAAGGAAATGcgtttctttcttttttatatatatatatataaatgagGTTTTTAATTTAAGAGTAAATTGGTTTTGGTGTTCACTCGCACGAGTCCCGCTGCTGGGAGAGCCAGAGAACCCCGTGATgttgcaataaaatattttaaacaaaaaaacaaaactggcaGCTCGAGGGTTTCCCTTGCGCCGTTCCCAGGGTGGGGCTGGGATCTGGGGATCCCTtgggagctccagccctgcttgtggagggctggagagggcaggCAGGACCCAAAGGACACCCGGGGCAGCTCAGGGGTGGTGATGGAGCCCAGCACcttctcccagcagcctggagggcactggagcagctcaAGTGGTGGCAGGAGAGGGCCTCAGTGCCTCTCGTGCTCGTCAGGCCCTGGCTGCTTCAAAATGAGATAAATCAGGAAGTCACAGAGGCTGCGGCGTGTGGggacccagctcctgcccctgccagcagaggtgacagcaggcagggctgggcacggctCAGGcgcagctggggctcctctccgTGGCCCAAAGCTGCACGGCACAGTGACAAtgacagtggcagtgacagtggcagcagGGCCCGGGGAGGTGCAGCCTCCTGGAAAAGCCCCTTTGGGTTTTCCAGCAGAGGTGGCACTTGGGTGACAGGAGCAGGCCAGGCAGGTGGCCTCGTGGCCAGGTGAGGCCCTGTGGCTTCAAGAAGTAAACCCTGGGGGGACTTTGAGTGTTTGGGAAGATCCCTGGGCAAGGAGTTCCAGCAgctggtggggacagggacaggctgggagcagccctggctgatggacacagctctggttttatttccaaataCAGGAACGAGCCAAAGTGTCCCAGTGCTGGTGGCACCGGGCTCctgagggggacagggacaggctgggaccAGCCCTGGCTGACGGACACagctctggttttatttccaaGTACAGGAACGAGCCAAAGCgtgccagtgctggtggcacCGGGCTcctgggggggacagggacaggctgggaccAGCCCTGGCTGATGGACACagctctggttttatttccGAGTACAGGAACAAGCCAAAGTGTCCCAGTGCTGGTGGCACCGGGCTcctgggggggacaggggctgcCCTGTGATGCTGGCACGGGGCTCTCAGCCCGGCTCTGTGGGCTCTGTCTGTCCCAGTGCCCGCTCGGAGCAGCGGGATGCGGGCAggatgctcctgctgcaggctccCAGCTGCACCCAGGGCCAGGCTCCAGCATTTCCCTCCTCATTCCATGGCCGGACCAGCCTCCAGCATTTCCCTCCTCATTCCATGGCCGGACCAGCCTCCAGCATTTCCCTCCTCATTCCATGGCCGGCGCCTGCTCCCCTTCCACGTCCCTCGTCTTGGAGTTCATCAGCTCGCGGCGGATCTCGGGCGAGATCTGCGGGTGGCTGTGGAActtgagcagctccagcagagcctcctTCTGCTCCGAGGACAAATCCTCCTTGTAGCGCTGCGCCAGGGCCAGCAGGCTCTGGTGCCACAGCAcgggcagcagccgctgctCGGTGCGGAAGGCCAGGAAGTGGAAGACCAGCGCGTCCAGCACGCGGAAGGGCAGCGCGTACTTCTTGTCGATGAGCAGGCGCAGGAAGATGCTGTTGGCGCCGCTGTACTGCATCTCGGCCAGCTTCAGCAGCGCCgcgctggggacagggacacggagggtcaggggacagggacagggacacggggacacggggacacggcaggggtcaggggacagggacagggacacggggacacggggacacggagggtcaggggacagggacacggggacatggcgggtcaggggacagggacagggacagggacacagggcgtcaggggacagggacatggggacacggcAGAggtcaggggacagggacacagggacacggggacacggcagaggtcaggggacagggacacgagGACATGGGCGggtcaggggacagggacacggggacatggcgggtcaggggacagggacacggggacacggcagaggtcaggggacagggacacagggacacagggcacgGCGggtcaggggacagggacacggggacacggggacacggcgggtcaggggacagggacagggacacagggacacggcagAGGTtaggggacagggacacagggacatgggcgggtcaggggacaggggatggagccAGAGGGACACAGCGggtcaggggacagggacacggggacacgggcaggtcaggggacagggacacggggacacgggcgggtcaggggacagggacacggggacacgggtgggtcaggggacagggacagggacacggggacatgggaggggacagggacatggggacacggcAGAggtcaggggacagggacagggggacacggatgggtcaggggacagggacatggggacatgggagAGATGAGGGAACAGGGAAACAGGAGAggtcaggggacagggacacagggacatgggagGGGTCAGGGACGTGGGGACATGTAGGGGtcaggggacaggggatggagccATGGGGACATGGAAGAGGTAAGGGAACAGGGACACGGGGAAATGGCAGAggtcaggggacagggacacagggacatgggagGGGTCAGGGACGTGGGGACATGTAGGGGtcaggggacaggggatggagccATGGGGACATGGAAGAGGTAAGGGAACAGGGACACGGGGAAATGGGAGGGGTCAGGGGacaggacacacagacacaggagaggtgaggggacagggacacagggatatGGGGACACAGGAGAGTTGAGGGGTCAGAGGATGGAGCCATGGGGACCTGAGAGTGGCTTAGAGTCAGGACACAGAGCCACGGGGACACAGGAGAGGTGAGGGGCCAGGGGACAGAGCCACAAGGACCAGGCAGGGGCCCAGGGTCAGGGCATGGAGCCACAGGGACtgaggaacagggacaggggctcAGGGTCAGGGGACAGAGCCATGGGGACAGAAGAACAGGACTGGACCGGAGCCATGGAGCACCAGGCACTCAGGCACAAAGCTGAGCCTTAAATCTCAACCCCAGAGGGAGCTGAGTGACCCCTCACCACCCCCAAGGggctggagaggctgagggatgGATCCAAGACGCTCCCCAGGatccctggaggagcagctcttccccccagcccctcagggccTCACCTGGAGTGCAGGACGGGGATGGAGCACTTGGTGAGGATGCTGCCGATGATGATGGCCTCCCTGAGCGAGCACGTGCCGGACTCGCACAGTGGGATgaggatccctggggatggggacagtcAGACACCCACCACATCCACCCACGGGAacagccctggggctcagcccttctccctgagccctggggctcagccccttctccctgagccctggggctcagctcctcctccctgAGCCCCGGGggtcagctccttctccctaagccctggggctcagccccttctccctgagccctggggctcagctccttctcctgggggctcagccccttctccctgagccctgaggctcagctccttctccctggatctcagccccttctccctaagccctggggctcagcccttctccctgagccctggggctcagccccttcTTCCTGAGCCCTGGGGCTCGGCCCCTTctccctgagccctggggctcagccccttctcccTGAGCCCCGGGGCTCAGCCCCTTCTCCTTGGAGCTCAGCCCCTTctccctgagccctggggctcagccccttcttcctgagccctggggctcagccccttcTTCCTGAGCCCTGGGGTTCGGCCCCTTctccctgagccctggggctcagctccttctccctgagccctgggctcagcaggaGAGGGGCGAGCCCAGGGCAGCTTTGGCAGGAAAGGCTGCCCTGAGCTGTGTCCTGCGGGCTGGGGACAGTCCCAGGAAATTGCCActcttgcagcagcagctggagggtCCCTGCCATGCGAGAGCCCCTCAGGACCCCAGCCAAGCCCCAGAGGGGACCCTGCAGGACCCCTACCCTTGAACCAGGCCGCTGGCTTGAACAGAGCCTTCTTGAGAGCCATGTACAGGTGGAAGTTGAGCCGCTTGTACTCGGCGATGTCGTCGCGGATCCgcggcagcagcaccaggtTGTAGAAGCGCTGGGCCATCCTCTCCTTCAGGTTGGAGGAAAATATCCTGGCGACAGCAAAGCATGAAGGGGTGGGTGAGGAAAGGAGGCCAGGCAGGTTTTGTAAACCccagtgggggaaaaaaaagccaaaaatctCACGTCAGAGGGTCCCTGAGGTGACCTCACCTGGTGGCCTGGTACATGGCAGCAGCCGTCCACGTCTCTGGCTCAGTGATGTAGAGGATCTGCTCCCAGTTGGACAAGGCAGGAATGATTTTAAACGCCTTGGGGAGCTTCCCGCTCCTGTACTTGGACAGCACCTTCAGAGACAGGGACACGGCCAGGCCATGACTGggggcagtgacagcagggacacgagcgcgctgtcccctccctcagcccctcgGGGGGGTGGCTGTGGCTTCACCGGCTCCGGCCTCACCTCCCTGACACCCCTGTAGACCTCCAGGACACGGGGGTCGAGCTGGGGCATGGGGCGGCCCGAGATCTCCGACAGCGCCGTCTCCACCTCCGTCTGCTTCTCCGTGATCTTCTCCATGATGATGTCGGCCAGGGTGCGCCTGGGGCcaccaggggacagggacagggtcaGGGGGGGAccagggagggctggcaggggacaggggcaggggggaccagggagggctggcaggggacaggggtgaGTCCAAGGGGACAGGAGCGAGTCCAAGGGGACAGGAGCGAGTCCAAGGGGAccagggagggctggcaggggacaggggagagtCCAAGGGGACAGGGTCAGAGTCAGGGGGAGAccagggagggctggcaggggacaggggtgaGTCCAAGGGGACAGGAGCGAGTCCAAGGGGAccagggagggctggcaggggacaggggcgGGTCAGGGGCTGATCAGGGAGGGCGGCCAGGTGAGGTCTGTGCAGGgctcacacaggagctggggagaaTCGGGGGTGGCAGGGGGATGACACGGGATGGGGTTGAGCTGGGGGTGACGTCCTGAGACAGGACAAGCGTGAATCGGGGGTGGCAGGGGGGTGACAGAGGACAGGACAGGGTCGGGGTCCGTGCAGGGCCCACACAGGAGCAGGGGTGAATCGGGGGTGGCAGGGGGGTGACAGAGGACAGGGCAGGGTCGGGGTCCGTGCagggcggcggccccggcccggcgtAGCCCCCTCCTCACCTCAGCGGCGGGTTCTTGTTCATGAACATCTCGATGGCTTTCTCATCCTCGGGGTCCACCTCCACCTCCCCGCCGTAATCCCCGCTCCgtcccgcggccgccgccgccttcTCCAGCGAGGGCCATTCCTCGTCATCCTCCGAGTCCGAGCCGGGACCtgcggggagcggcgctgccTCAGCCCGGGGCCGCGCACCCCCGGGGGTCCCGGAGGGTCCCGGCGGGTTCCGGGGGGCTCACCCAGCACCACGCTGCGCTgccggggggctgcgggcgccccggGGCCGTGCTcggcctccagctcctcctgctgccgcCGCGCCTGCTCCAGGATGCGCCGGGACAGCCGCGCGTCCACGAAGCCGTCGCCGCCGCCATCCCCGCCCCGCTCCTCCGCCCCGCCGGGCTCCCCGCGCCTCCCCCGCGCCCGCGGAGCCGCGTCCTGCAGGATCTGCTCGGCCaagggcagcgccggggccgcgcccgagccccgcgcccgccgggCCTTGGGCATCGCGGCGGAACCGGGGCGCACCGGCGGCGGACAGCGCGGAGAGACACGTGGGGACTGTCCCCGCCTGTtccggggcggccccgccgcgtCCCGGTGACACCGGCCCCGCCCGTTCCGGTGCGGGCACCGGCACCATGGGGGTCACCTGGTGAGCGCGGGGGGCTCCGGGGTGGAGGGGAGAGCACCGGGAGCGGCTCCCGGAATGGGGAACGGCACCGGGAGCGGCTCCCGGAATGGGAGAGAGCACCGGGAGGGGCTCCCGGAATGGGGAGCGACAGCGGGAGGGGCTCCTGGAATGGGGGGACGCCACCGGGAGGGGCTCTTGGAATAGGGGGGCGGCACTGGGATAGACTCCCGGCGGGGACAGTcccggggacacggggagaATCTCCGGATGGAGGGTGCGGAGCAGTCCCGGACGCACGGGCAGCAGCCGGCGGTGCCCCGGTGGGTTCCATGAGCCTCAGTGGGGTCCGTGAGCCCCGGTGGGTTCCATGAGCCTCAGTGGGGTCCGTGAGCCCCGGTGGGTTCCATGAGCCTCAGTGGGGTCCGTGAGCCCCGGTGGGTTCCATGAGCCTCAGTGGGGTCCGTGAGCCCCGGTGGGTCAGTAAGCCCCGGTGGGTTCCATGAGCCCCGGCGGGTCCGTGAGCCCCGGCGGGTCCGTGAGCCCCGGCGGGTCCGTGAGCCCCGGTGGGTTCCGTGAGCCCCGGCGGGTCCGTGAGCCCCGGTGGGTTCCGTGAGCCCTGGCGGGTCCGTGAGCCCCGGTGGGTCCCTGAGCCCCGGCGGGTCCCTGAGCCCCGGCGGGTCCCTGAGCCCCGACGGGTCCGTGATCCCCGGCGGGTCCGTGATTCCCGGCGGGTCCCTGAGCCCCGACGGGTCCGTGATCCCCGGCGGGTCCCTGAGCCCCGGCGGGTCCCTGAGCCCCGGTGCTGTCGCAGCGTGTCGCAGGTGCCGGTGGCCGAGGGCAAGAGCGTGCAGCAGACGGTGGAGCTGCTGGCGCGGCGGCTGGAGGCGCTGGGCGCCGAGAAGCAGGGGACGTTCGGCGTGGACTGCGAGACCTATCACACCGCGGCCACCCTCGGCACACAGGGTCAGCAGCGCCGGGGGAACCCAGCCCTTCTCCGAgctcctctttcccttttccttcctgtcctTTTGCTCCTTTCCGGCTCCTTCCCCACCTTCCCTGGAGGATGGTGAGATGTTTCCCCTGGCTCTGATGCTGGTTGATGGGGTTTAGGGGGTAtagtggcagtgctgggctgagggTTGG contains the following coding sequences:
- the BYSL gene encoding bystin, which produces MPKARRARGSGAAPALPLAEQILQDAAPRARGRRGEPGGAEERGGDGGGDGFVDARLSRRILEQARRQQEELEAEHGPGAPAAPRQRSVVLGPGSDSEDDEEWPSLEKAAAAAGRSGDYGGEVEVDPEDEKAIEMFMNKNPPLRRTLADIIMEKITEKQTEVETALSEISGRPMPQLDPRVLEVYRGVREVLSKYRSGKLPKAFKIIPALSNWEQILYITEPETWTAAAMYQATRIFSSNLKERMAQRFYNLVLLPRIRDDIAEYKRLNFHLYMALKKALFKPAAWFKGILIPLCESGTCSLREAIIIGSILTKCSIPVLHSSAALLKLAEMQYSGANSIFLRLLIDKKYALPFRVLDALVFHFLAFRTEQRLLPVLWHQSLLALAQRYKEDLSSEQKEALLELLKFHSHPQISPEIRRELMNSKTRDVEGEQAPAME